The following proteins are co-located in the Syntrophorhabdaceae bacterium genome:
- a CDS encoding peptide chain release factor-like protein: protein MNRLGIKESDVVEQFIRSGGPGGQNVNKVATCVYLKHLPTGIEVKCQQERSQALNRFLARRILVQKIEDIALGRESEERRRVEKIKRQKRKRSKRAKEKVLELKHMQSVKKESRAFRADRWE, encoded by the coding sequence ATGAACCGGCTCGGGATCAAGGAATCGGATGTGGTGGAGCAGTTTATCCGGTCCGGAGGGCCCGGGGGACAGAACGTCAATAAGGTGGCGACCTGCGTCTACCTTAAACACCTGCCCACAGGGATAGAGGTGAAATGCCAGCAGGAGCGCTCGCAGGCATTAAACCGCTTTCTTGCCCGTCGAATTCTTGTGCAAAAGATCGAAGATATCGCCCTGGGAAGGGAAAGCGAAGAGCGCCGGCGCGTGGAGAAGATCAAAAGGCAGAAAAGGAAGCGGTCGAAGCGGGCCAAGGAAAAAGTACTCGAGCTCAAGCACATGCAGTCGGTAAAAAAGGAGTCCCGCGCCTTCCGGGCTGACCGGTGGGAATAG